In the genome of Podospora pseudocomata strain CBS 415.72m chromosome 2 map unlocalized CBS415.72m_2.2, whole genome shotgun sequence, one region contains:
- the KAE1 gene encoding putative tRNA threonylcarbamoyladenosine biosynthesis protein kae1 (EggNog:ENOG503NV5V; BUSCO:EOG0926347W; COG:O), with amino-acid sequence MTELLKKTRRIALGCEGSANKLGIGIILHENDTSTVLSNIRHTFVSPPGTGFLPKDTAAHHRSFFVRIALQALRVANITIPDIDCICYTRGPGMGAPLTSVAIAARTLSLLWNKPLVGVNHCVGHIEMGRAITGASHPVVLYVSGGNTQVIAYAEQRYRIFGEALDIAVGNCLDRFARTLEISNDPAPGYNIEQLAKQGGRILLDLPYAVKGMDCSFSGILTRADELAAHMKSGGKGTDGEAFTPADLCFSLQETIFAMLVEITERAMAHVGSSQVLIVGGVGCNERLQEMMGAMAAERGGSVYATDERFCIDNGIMIAHAGLLAYETGFQTPIEESTCTQRFRTDEVLVKWRK; translated from the coding sequence ATGACGGAGCTCCTAAAAAAAACCCGCCGAATAGCCCTCGGCTGTGAGGGCTCAGCCAACAAACTGGGCAttggcatcatcctccacgaAAACgacacctccaccgtcctctCCAACATCCGCCACACCTTCGTCTCCCCCCCCGGCACCGGCTTCCTCCCCAAAGACACCGccgcccaccaccgctcctTCTTCGTCCGCATCgccctccaagccctccgtgtcgccaacatcaccatcccagATATAGACTGCATCTGCTACACCCGCGGCCCCGGCATGGGCGCCCCCCTCACCTCGgtcgccatcgccgcccgAACCCTTTCTCTCTTGTGGAACAAACCTCTCGTCGGCGTCAACCACTGCGTAGGCCACATCGAAATGGGCCGCGCCATCACCGGCGCCTCCCACCCCGTAGTATTGTACGTTTCCGGAGGCAACACCCAAGTCATAGCCTACGCCGAGCAACGCTACCGCATCTTTGGCGAAGCCCTCGACATAGCGGTAGGAAACTGCCTAGACAGATTCGCCCGAACACTAGAAATAAGCAACGACCCTGCCCCAGGGTATAATATCGAACAGCTCGCCAAACAAGGCGggcgcatcctcctcgacctccccTATGCAGTAAAAGGGATGGACTGCTCCTTCAGCGGGATCCTAACCCGGGCGGACGAGCTGGCGGCGCATATGAAGAGCGGGGGAAAAGGCACAGACGGGGAAGCGTTTACACCCGCGGATCTGTGCTTTTCGCTCCAGGAAACGATTTTTGCCATGCTGGTCGAGATCACGGAACGGGCGATGGCGCACGTGGGGAGTTCCCAGGTTTTGATCGTGGGGGGTGTGGGCTGCAACGAAAGATTACAGGAAATGATGGGTGCCatggcggcggagaggggggggagcgTCTATGCCACGGACGAGAGGTTCTGCATCGACAATGGGATCATGATTGCGCACGCTGGGCTGCTGGCATACGAGACTGGGTTCCAGACCCCCATCGAGGAAAGTACGTGTACCCAGCGGTTTAGGACGGATGAGGTGTTGGTGAAATGGAGAAAGTGA
- the GAL83 gene encoding galactose metabolism-related protein (COG:G; EggNog:ENOG503NZ3J): MGNSPSTSKPTSQSSSFQSNAPGSQNESPRPVRRDNKHPIPVQTHRVAAPPEPSLTQAQGTAVQPPSTSSNRPKSLQHRPCAASPPGYSTPSSSVTADRSTTVAKPVDVKQGIPRPSHEPAKPVAVPYSHNSPSSPRSPRSPRSEDIYESVVMPHSSLQDMSYMTRPPRLPLPIEEEVHTPGSPIISPADIGQPLEDVEELDSQGLVRPPSNVSNASVLEDDDPEGLLVDKNRPTVPTRLEWKRGGDKVYVTGTIFQWNRKTRLHPVEGRPGVFATTIDILPGTHHIRFLVDGQMQTSPDLPTTVDFGNNLVNYIEVNPDDLPSAAESGSGAAAAGAPAKDGQQTTERSQNPVSEEESNQQQPKASFRDCPPAELFAHKIPRYLLDFDLQEDAPQYNTACSAIEKLPMPPALPGFLGKPILNAATLIKDDNSVLNMPNHTVLNHLATSSIKNNILAVSATTRYKSKYVTTIMYKPTTTEGI, encoded by the exons ATGGGAAACAGCCCCTCCACATCAAAACCCACGAGCCAGTCGTCATCCTTCCAATCCAACGCCCCAGGAAGCCAAAATGAGTCTCCACGGCCCGTGAGGCGAGATAACAAACATCCGATTCCGGTACAGACTCACCGGGTCGCCGCCCCGCCCGAAccctccctcacccaagCCCAGGGCACCGCCGTCCAGCCACCgtccaccagcagcaaccggcCAAAATCACTGCAGCACCGACCCTGCGCCGCATCCCCCCCGGGTTATTCCACCCCGTCGTCCTCGGTGACGGCTGACCGCTCCACGACGGTTGCGAAGCCCGTCGACGTCAAGCAGGGCATACCCCGCCCCTCGCATGAGCCCGCCAAGCCCGTGGCTGTCCCTTATTCTCACAACTCGCCTTCGTCCCCGAGGTCGCCCCGCTCACCAAGGTCCGAAGACATATATGAATCAGTCGTCATGCCGCATAGTAGCTTGCAAGATATGTCGTATATGACGCGCCCACCGCGgctgcccctccccatcgaggaggaggtccaCACGCCCGGGTCGCCGATTATCTCGCCTGCCGATATTGGACAGCCATtggaggatgtcgaggagttgGATTCGCAAGGGCTGGTGCGCCCCCCGTCAAATGTCAGCAATGCTTCGGTGTTGGAGGACGATGACCCAGAGGGACTTTTGGTGGACAAGAATAGGCCGACGGTGCCCACGAGGTTAGAATGGAAGCGCGGAGGTGACAAGGTCTACGTTACGGGGACCATCTTTCAGTGGAATCGCAAGACGAGGTTACACCCGGT CGAGGGACGGCCAGGTGTATTTGCGACCACGATCGACATTCTCCCCGGCACCCACCACATTCGATTCTTGGTAGATGGCCAAATGCAGACGTCCCCCGACCTCCCAACAACTGTTGACTTTGGAAATAACCTTGTCAACTACATCGAAGTCAACCCAGAcgacctcccctccgccgcgGAAAGTGGTAGTGGTGCCGCGGCAGCTGGAGCTCCGGCCAAGGACGGACAGCAGACGACTGAGAGGTCGCAGAACCCCGTCTCGGAAGAGGAGTcgaaccagcagcagccaaaagCCAGCTTCAGGGACTGTCCGCCAGCCGAGCTGTTTGCCCACAAGATCCCAAGATATCTCCTCGACTTTGATCTGCAGGAGGATGCGCCACAGTACAATACTGCCTGCTCGGCGATTGAGAAGCTCCCCATGCCACCAGCACTTCCCGGCTTCTTGGGCAAGCCGATTTTGAACGCGGCGACGCTGATCAAGGACGACAATAGCGTCTTGAACATGCCGAACCATACGGTGTTGAATCACTTGGCGACGAGCAGCATCAAGAATAACATTTTGGCAGTTtcagcgacgacgaggtaTAAGAGCAAG TATGTGACCACGATCATGTATAAGCCCACGACGACAGAAGGGATCTAG
- the SPT4 gene encoding transcription elongation factor spt4 (BUSCO:EOG09265BBJ; EggNog:ENOG503P572; COG:K) — protein sequence MSENYVAPGQQRYLRACMVCSIVMTHQRFRDEGCPNCEEFLHLQGSSEQIESCTSSVFEGLIAIADPTKSWIAKYNRLDGYVRGTYANKVLGQLPDEIRTMLEEEYRIQYIPRDGSATEAD from the exons ATGTCCGAAAACTACGTCGCCCCCGGCCAACAGCGCTACCTTCGCGCCTGCATGGTCTGCAGCATAGTCATGACCCATCAGCGTTTCCGAGACGAAGGCTGCCCCAACTGCGAAGagttcctccacctccaaggCTCCAGCGAGCAAATCGAGTCCTGCACCTCGTCCGTCTTCGAGGGcctcatcgccatcgccgacCCGACCAAGTCCTGGATAGCCAAATACAACCGCCTCGACGGCTACGTCCGCGGCACCTACGCCAACAAGGTCCTCGGCCAGCTGCCAGACGAGATCCGCAccatgctggaggaggagtataGGATTCAGTATATCCC GCGCGATGGTAGCGCTACGGAGGCGGACTGA
- the APL4 gene encoding clathrin associated protein complex large subunit (COG:U; EggNog:ENOG503NU8A), whose translation MSSLKQFIRNVRAAKTIADERAVIQKESASIRASFREESADHGVRRNNVAKLLYLFTLGERTHFGQIECLKLLASPRFADKRLGHLATSLLLDENQEVLTLVTNSLQNDLQHSNQYVVGLALCTLGNIASVEMSRDLFSQIENLISTANPYIRRKAALCAMRICRKVPDLQEHFIEKASQLLSDRNHGVLLCGLTLVNSLCEADEAEGGEEGIVDKFKQFVPALVRILKGLASSGYAPEHDVTGITDPFLQVKLLRLLRVLARNDAQVTEQINDILAQVATNTDSSKNVGNSILYEAVRTILDIEADSGLRVLGVNILGKFLTNKDNNIRYVALNTLVKVVAIDTNAVQRHRNTILECLRDPDISIRRRALDLSFTLINESNVRVLIRELLAFLEVADNEFKPTMTTQIGVAADRYAPNKRWQFDTMLRVLSLAGNYVKEPILSSFVRLIATTPELQTYAVQKLYANLKKDITQESLTQAGAWCIGEYGDALLRGGQYEEEELVKEVKEHEIVDLFSTILSSSYGTQVTTEYVITALVKLTTRFSEPAQIERIRRLLQNHQTSLDVEVQQRAVEFSNLFSYDDIRRGVLEKMPPPQIKESSRVLGEAAKKTKKADNRKSKSLKPKEEDLLFDLMGDSGPSAPSPVNGTQNADLLADILGGASAPAPTSSSPAPAQSNVASIMDLFSQGPTSTPPPGPAAAAPPPSAALFSMDAVPAPQAAAASATPVGHPCYDNNGLDVTIQTQRNAEGTVQAIARFKNTSGAPLSNVGLQAAVPKSQKLQLLSISSTDVAHGAEATQMMRVAGCKGPLRLRLKIGYTHPAAGQVMDVVAWQEPA comes from the exons GCGGAACAATGTGGCCAAGCTACTCTACCTCTTCACGCTTGGCGAGCGCACTCATTTCGGCCAGATTGAGTGCTTGAAGCTTCTCGCATCACCTCGTTTCGCCGACAAGCGGTTAGGGCATTTGGCAACAAGTTTGCTGCTGGACGAGAACCAGGAGGTTCTCACCTTGGTCACCAACTCTCTCCAAAA TGACCTGCAACATTCTAATCAATACGTGGTCGGTCTTGCCTTGTGTACTCTCGGAAACATCGCCTCGGTCGAAATGTCGAGAGATTTGTTCAGTCAGATCGAGAACCTGATATCCACCGCGAACCCCTATATTCGACGAAAAGCAGCCCTCTGCGCCATGCGGATTTGTCGAAAAGTACCAGACCTACAAGAACACTTTATCGAAAAGGCGAGCCAGCTTCTGTCCGATAGGAATCACGGCGTGCTGCTCTGCGGCCTGACCTTGGTCAACAGTCTTTGCGAggccgacgaagccgagggcggtgaggagggaaTTGTCGACAAGTTCAAGCAGTTCGTCCCTGCTCTCGTGAGGATTCTGAAGGGGCTAGCATCCTCGGGATATGCCCCTGAGCACGACGTCACTGGAATTACAGACCCCTTCTTGCAGGTCAAGCTTCTGCGGTTGCTTCGTGTTTTGGCCCGCAATGATGCCCAGGTAACAGAACAGATCAACGATATTCTCGCGCAGGTCGCGACCAACACCGACTCTTCCAAGAATGTTGGAAACTCGATTCTCTACGAGGCGGTACGGACGATTCTGGATATCGAGGCGGACTCTGGCTTGCGTGTTCTGGGTGTGAATATTCTGGGCAAGTTCTTGACGAACAAGGATAACAACATTCGCTACGTCGCGCTGAACACCTTGGTCAAGGTGGTGGCCATCGATACCAACGCCGTACAGAGACATCGGAATACTATTTTGGAGTGTCTGAGGGATCCCGATATCAGCATCAGGCGAAGAGCCTTGGACCTCAGCTTTACCCTCATCAACGAGAGCAATGTTCGGGTTCTGATTAGGGAGCTGTTGGCATTCTTGGAGGTGGCCGATAACGAGTTTAAGCCGACCATGACCACCCAAATTGGCGTCGCTGCGGACCGTTATGCACCAAACAAGAGGTGGCAATTCGATACCATGTTGCGCGTGCTGAGCTTGGCGGGCAATTACGTGAAGGAGCCGATCTTGTCGTCCTTCGTTCGTCTGATCGCCACAACCCCTGAGCTTCAGACGTATGCCGTACAAAAGCTTTACGCGAATCTCAAAAAGGACATTACACAGGAGAGCTTGACACAAGCCGGTGCTTGGTGTATTGGTGAGTATGGCGATGCTCTGCTCCGTGGTGGTCAgtacgaggaggaggaattggtgaaggaggtcaaggagcaCGAAATCGTTGATCTCTTCTCCACCATTCTTAGCAGCAGTTATGGTACTCAGGTTACCACCGAGTATGTGATCACAGCCTTGGTCAAACTCACGACCAGGTTCTCCGAGCCAGCACAGATCGAACGGATACGGCGCCTGTTGCAAAACCACCAGACAAGTTTGGACGTCGAGGTGCAACAACGTGCGGTTGAGTTCAGCAACCTGTTTTCATACGACGACATTCGCCGTGGTGTGCTCGAGAAGATGCCGCCTCCTCAGATCAAGGAATCATCACGAGTACTTGGCGAAgcggcgaagaagacgaagaaggcggaCAACAGGAAGTCCAAGTCTCTCAAGCCGAAAGAGGAGGATCTTCTTTTCGACCTCATGGGCGATAGCGGACCATCGGCCCCGTCGCCAGTCAATGGCACTCAGAACGCGGATTTGCTTGCGGATATTCTTGGAGGAGCCAGCGCCCCGGCTCCTACCAGCTCTTCGCCAGCTCCGGCACAGTCCAATGTGGCCTCGATCATGGATCTCTTTTCGCAAGGACCAACGTCCACGCCACCTCCTGGCCCGGCTGCTgccgcccctccacccagcgccgccctcttctccatgGATGCAGTCCCAGCACCACAGGCGGCCGCTGCTTCTGCTACCCCAGTTGGACACCCATGCTACGACAACAACGGCCTGGACGTGACTATCCAAACACAAAGAAACGCGGAAGGCACAGTTCAGGCCATCGCCAGATTCAAGAACACGTCTGGGGCCCCTCTCTCCAATGTTGGGCTGCAGGCTGCTGTGCCAAAATCACAGAAGTTGCAGTTACTCAGCATTTCATCGACAGATGTGGCGCATGGTGCTGAGGCCACACAAATGATGAGGGTAGCGGGTTGCAAGGGG CCTCTGCGGTTGCGCTTGAAGATTGGGTATACTCACCCCGCGGCGGGACAGGTAATGGATGTGGTTGCTTGGCAGGAGCCTGCTTAA